GAAATCAAGATTTCTAGTAAAATGGCACATGTAGACAAAATGCAGATTGCTTATTATTTATACTATTTAAAAAAATTAGGAATGAAGAAAAAGGGAATAATTAATTATACTAAAGAAAAGAAAAAGGAAGAAGTAGAGTTAACACCTGAATTGGAAAAAGAAATAGAGAGGGCTTTAAAAGACATAAAGAAGATAACTTCAAGTGATAGCCCACCTAAATTTAAAAAGTTACCATATTGCAAAAAATGTGCATATTATGGATTGTG
The window above is part of the Caminicella sporogenes DSM 14501 genome. Proteins encoded here:
- the cas4 gene encoding CRISPR-associated protein Cas4, with translation MEVDFQSLKVQGVKINYYYVCKRKLWFFDKGISMENNSDRVLQGKLLHEYSYPRLKIKEVLIDDTFKVDIMADDYIREIKISSKMAHVDKMQIAYYLYYLKKLGMKKKGIINYTKEKKKEEVELTPELEKEIERALKDIKKITSSDSPPKFKKLPYCKKCAYYGLCFAKEDD